The following proteins are encoded in a genomic region of Acidimicrobiia bacterium:
- a CDS encoding PQQ-binding-like beta-propeller repeat protein, translating to MARRHEYVSFFGDRRGKRREFAGFEGRFGISRILLPGLAVAILGVSLWWFGFREVDADAAAIITMEDETVPTLLLPAGGDGGEFAGDASFECLETAEDWTTFQGGPGRTGCAAPTRVITDPRVLWKAEVGIQGWLNNPIIVGNSIYVSSAGVAQFVADRRDAIYSLDLRTGRQNWYYQAELDVNGIGYLDGIVVATGDEGRVWGFDARDGSLVWSNDLDTPIYSNPLTVGGMAIVGDGLGQLTAYDIHSGTPRWDEPAEVDGAIRGGASSDGERIFVAGENNEVAAFNFSGQELWRTKVAARGQSAEQTRIFAAPTIAGDLLIVTLVRLDVYAEPAVVALDRATGDIVWQAVDVAGIKTGNWANIRSSVAVAGELVLFGEAYSDSLVALDLLTGQTRWSAEVGSYCLPHWPSPLIAGDQVIMPRDDGGLYAVSLTDRTMVWEIYLGNQVNQPGGTFPAGFNDDFCEESESGYPILSSPAISDDGIIVVGTLEGWIWAIGDRSW from the coding sequence ATGGCTCGCCGGCACGAATACGTCAGCTTCTTCGGTGATCGGCGCGGCAAGCGCCGGGAATTCGCCGGTTTCGAAGGAAGATTCGGCATCTCCCGGATCCTGCTTCCCGGCCTGGCGGTCGCGATCCTCGGCGTTTCCCTCTGGTGGTTCGGGTTCAGGGAGGTGGATGCCGACGCCGCTGCGATCATCACCATGGAAGACGAGACCGTCCCCACCCTGCTGCTCCCGGCCGGAGGCGACGGCGGCGAGTTCGCGGGAGATGCCTCATTCGAGTGCCTCGAGACGGCCGAGGACTGGACGACTTTCCAGGGCGGGCCGGGAAGAACCGGTTGCGCCGCCCCCACCCGGGTGATCACCGACCCGCGCGTGCTGTGGAAGGCAGAGGTCGGGATCCAAGGCTGGCTCAACAATCCGATCATCGTCGGCAACTCGATCTACGTGAGCAGCGCCGGCGTGGCGCAGTTCGTTGCCGATCGCCGCGATGCCATTTACTCGCTCGACCTCAGGACGGGCCGGCAGAACTGGTACTACCAGGCCGAACTCGACGTGAACGGCATCGGCTACCTCGATGGCATCGTGGTGGCGACGGGAGACGAGGGACGGGTGTGGGGCTTCGATGCCCGGGACGGCAGTCTGGTCTGGTCCAACGACCTGGATACTCCGATTTACAGCAATCCGCTGACAGTCGGGGGTATGGCCATCGTTGGCGACGGGCTCGGCCAATTGACCGCCTACGACATCCACTCGGGCACTCCGAGATGGGATGAGCCGGCGGAGGTGGATGGCGCCATCCGCGGTGGAGCCTCCTCCGATGGCGAGCGGATCTTCGTCGCCGGCGAGAACAACGAGGTGGCCGCTTTCAACTTCTCGGGCCAAGAATTGTGGCGGACGAAGGTGGCCGCCCGAGGCCAAAGCGCGGAGCAGACGCGGATCTTCGCCGCCCCCACGATCGCCGGTGATTTGCTCATCGTGACTCTCGTCAGACTCGACGTGTACGCCGAGCCGGCGGTGGTGGCCCTCGACCGCGCCACCGGAGACATCGTCTGGCAGGCGGTGGACGTGGCCGGCATCAAGACGGGCAACTGGGCGAACATCAGATCATCGGTGGCGGTCGCCGGAGAGCTGGTGCTGTTTGGCGAGGCCTACTCGGACTCGCTGGTGGCCCTCGACCTGCTCACCGGCCAGACGCGATGGAGCGCCGAGGTCGGGTCGTACTGTCTGCCCCATTGGCCCTCACCCTTGATCGCCGGAGACCAGGTGATCATGCCGCGCGACGACGGTGGCCTGTACGCCGTGAGCCTCACCGATCGGACCATGGTGTGGGAGATCTACCTCGGGAACCAGGTGAACCAGCCAGGCGGCACCTTCCCTGCAGGGTTCAACGACGACTTCTGCGAAGAAAGCGAGTCCGGATACCCGATCCTCTCCTCACCGGCCATCAGCGACGACGGCATCATCGTCGTCGGCACCCTCGAGGGCTGGATCTGGGCGATCGGCGACAGGTCCTGGTAG
- a CDS encoding MBL fold metallo-hydrolase, whose protein sequence is MAEQWTEVGDGVHVRRHRSLDLNIGAVICPGGILLIDTRASHRQGRELHRSLDAFGLAVRWVINTHHHWDHAFGNAVFEGSAIWGHARCAEALQEHGEAMRRSVVEMAPEHAAEFEEVVIKPPTFTFTTESQVSFGGREVVLRHLGRGHTDNDTAVFVQGVVFAGDLIEEGAPPSFNDSYPLEWPETTAALAAASGGVVVPGHGAVVDAAFVNSQQAELAEVASLARQYHAEGLTPEAAASRGGPYPVSVLEGAFTRAWSHLEAAR, encoded by the coding sequence ATGGCGGAGCAATGGACCGAGGTCGGCGACGGAGTCCATGTGCGCCGCCATCGATCACTCGATCTCAACATCGGGGCCGTCATCTGCCCCGGCGGCATCCTGCTGATCGACACTCGCGCCAGCCATCGCCAGGGCAGAGAGTTGCACCGCTCCCTCGATGCGTTCGGGCTTGCGGTCCGATGGGTGATCAACACCCACCACCACTGGGACCACGCTTTCGGCAACGCGGTGTTCGAGGGGTCGGCGATCTGGGGACACGCTCGGTGCGCCGAAGCCCTGCAAGAGCACGGTGAGGCGATGCGACGCTCGGTCGTCGAGATGGCACCCGAACACGCTGCCGAATTCGAAGAGGTCGTGATCAAGCCGCCCACCTTCACCTTCACCACCGAGTCCCAGGTCTCTTTCGGCGGGCGCGAGGTGGTGCTGCGTCACCTGGGCCGGGGCCACACCGACAACGACACTGCCGTGTTCGTTCAGGGAGTGGTGTTCGCCGGTGATCTGATCGAGGAGGGGGCCCCTCCTTCATTCAACGACTCGTATCCCCTCGAATGGCCGGAGACCACTGCCGCTCTCGCCGCCGCGTCGGGTGGAGTGGTGGTGCCGGGTCATGGGGCGGTGGTCGACGCGGCATTCGTGAACTCCCAGCAGGCCGAATTGGCCGAAGTGGCTTCGCTCGCCCGCCAGTACCACGCCGAGGGCTTGACGCCGGAGGCGGCGGCGTCTCGAGGAGGGCCCTATCCGGTGAGCGTCCTCGAAGGCGCTTTCACCCGGGCATGGAGCCATCTCGAGGCCGCCCGATGA
- a CDS encoding NYN domain-containing protein, giving the protein MNPSEERIALFFDFENLAIGAREDLNGHVFNVKPIADALAERGRVIVRRAYADWNLFEEFRRMLVEHHVEMIEIPQRLGSVRKNAADIKMAVDAIELSFEREYITTFVIATGDSDFTPLVHKLRELNRRVVGIGLKASTSALLPPACDEFLFYESLEGVEPPPRTARPKPGKTTDAPVDKPPTEPDGEAANLERLITQTLAGLQRSADGVVLASNLKRALLRKDPTFSEADHGFRAFGELLRHLQERGVIDLSEGGARGDPEVNFREEGGQEEQAFVLLRRVVEKAKSGSAPLSGLKDAIRKIEPGFSEKAYGYNGFLQFTRAAAARGVVEMVWSDDADDYLVALPG; this is encoded by the coding sequence ATGAACCCCTCCGAAGAGCGCATCGCTCTTTTCTTCGACTTCGAGAACCTTGCGATCGGGGCGCGTGAGGATCTCAACGGTCATGTTTTCAATGTGAAGCCCATCGCCGATGCTCTCGCCGAGCGGGGGCGGGTGATCGTCCGGCGGGCATACGCCGACTGGAACCTCTTCGAGGAATTCAGGCGGATGCTCGTCGAGCACCACGTCGAGATGATCGAGATCCCCCAGCGACTTGGGTCGGTCAGGAAGAATGCCGCTGACATCAAGATGGCGGTCGATGCCATTGAATTGTCCTTCGAGCGTGAGTACATCACGACGTTCGTCATCGCCACCGGCGACAGTGACTTCACGCCGTTGGTCCACAAGCTGCGCGAATTGAATCGTCGGGTGGTTGGCATCGGTCTCAAGGCGTCGACGTCGGCATTGCTCCCGCCGGCGTGTGACGAGTTCCTGTTCTACGAGTCGCTTGAGGGTGTCGAGCCTCCGCCGCGGACGGCGCGGCCGAAGCCGGGTAAGACCACCGACGCTCCGGTGGACAAGCCCCCGACGGAGCCCGACGGTGAGGCAGCCAACCTCGAGCGGCTGATCACCCAGACCCTCGCCGGTCTGCAGCGCTCGGCAGACGGTGTGGTGTTGGCGTCGAACCTCAAGCGGGCACTGCTGCGGAAGGACCCCACGTTCTCGGAGGCTGATCACGGGTTCCGAGCGTTCGGCGAGCTGCTCCGCCATCTGCAGGAGCGCGGGGTGATCGACCTGAGTGAGGGCGGAGCGCGCGGCGACCCTGAGGTGAACTTCCGTGAGGAAGGTGGGCAGGAGGAGCAGGCGTTCGTGCTGCTCCGACGGGTGGTCGAGAAGGCGAAGTCCGGATCTGCGCCGCTGTCAGGCCTGAAGGATGCGATCCGAAAGATAGAACCCGGCTTCAGCGAGAAGGCCTACGGCTACAACGGATTTCTCCAGTTCACTAGAGCGGCGGCGGCGCGCGGAGTGGTCGAGATGGTCTGGTCCGACGACGCCGACGACTACCTGGTGGCGCTTCCCGGCTGA
- a CDS encoding wax ester/triacylglycerol synthase family O-acyltransferase yields MTHYERLSFLDNTFLAMEGPSNPMHVGGTLVFEGGGIGLPGGGVDIGAVRSFIENKLQYVPRYRQRLQWVPVERHPVWVDDDHFDSTYHIRHIALPHPGTEAQLRMTAGRILSQRLDRARPMWEVWVVEGLENGGFALVTKVHHCMIDGIGGVDLMKVLLTPFATEEIGEPDDFEPRPAPTPTQLFADEAIRRLVAPIAAAQSAKRFVDETKELGKDLQHRFLAIRQSAASGWFTRASATPLNGKIGPNRRIAFLETPLDQLKAIKKGLGGTVNDGVIAATAGAVRAFLIEDRGVDVDGIDFRAMVPVSTRRGASAGGLGNQVTMWLLDLPIAEPDPAKRLKAVSAMTIDRKRSDHALGAALMTQSASFTPSTILSVAARVVAATARPFNMTITNVPGPQVPLFLLSARLTRIHPMVPLWVNHGLGVALFSYQGKLNWGIAGDWDLVPDMDRFVQRIVESLDELEAAAQSAK; encoded by the coding sequence GTGACCCACTACGAACGGCTCTCGTTTCTCGACAACACCTTCCTGGCGATGGAGGGACCGTCGAATCCGATGCACGTCGGGGGCACGCTGGTGTTCGAGGGCGGTGGTATCGGGCTACCGGGGGGCGGGGTCGACATCGGTGCTGTCCGCAGCTTCATCGAGAACAAGCTGCAATACGTCCCTCGCTACCGGCAGCGGCTCCAGTGGGTCCCCGTCGAACGGCACCCGGTGTGGGTCGATGACGACCACTTCGACTCGACCTATCACATCAGGCACATCGCTCTACCTCATCCCGGCACGGAAGCGCAGTTGCGGATGACGGCAGGGCGCATCCTCAGCCAGCGGCTCGACCGTGCCAGACCGATGTGGGAGGTGTGGGTGGTCGAGGGTCTCGAGAACGGCGGTTTCGCCTTGGTGACGAAGGTCCACCACTGCATGATCGACGGCATCGGGGGGGTCGACCTGATGAAGGTCCTACTCACGCCCTTCGCGACCGAGGAGATCGGGGAGCCCGACGATTTCGAGCCGCGGCCGGCGCCTACCCCTACTCAGCTGTTCGCCGATGAGGCCATCCGGCGGTTGGTTGCTCCGATCGCCGCCGCCCAGAGCGCCAAGCGGTTCGTCGACGAGACCAAGGAGTTGGGTAAGGATCTGCAGCACCGCTTCCTGGCGATCCGTCAGTCGGCGGCCTCCGGATGGTTCACCCGCGCCTCGGCGACCCCCCTGAATGGGAAAATCGGCCCAAACCGGCGGATTGCGTTTCTGGAGACCCCGCTCGACCAGCTGAAGGCGATAAAGAAGGGCCTCGGAGGCACGGTCAACGACGGGGTGATCGCCGCCACCGCCGGCGCGGTGCGGGCCTTTCTGATCGAGGACCGCGGCGTCGATGTCGACGGGATCGACTTTCGCGCCATGGTCCCGGTCTCCACCCGGCGGGGGGCGTCGGCTGGAGGGCTTGGCAACCAGGTGACGATGTGGCTGCTCGATCTGCCGATAGCCGAACCGGACCCTGCCAAGCGGCTGAAGGCGGTTAGTGCGATGACGATCGACCGCAAGCGGTCAGACCACGCACTCGGTGCCGCCTTGATGACCCAGAGCGCCTCCTTCACCCCTTCGACGATCCTCTCAGTGGCGGCGCGGGTGGTGGCGGCCACTGCTCGACCCTTCAACATGACGATCACCAACGTCCCCGGCCCCCAGGTGCCGCTGTTCCTTCTGTCGGCCCGCCTCACCCGGATCCACCCGATGGTGCCTCTCTGGGTCAACCACGGGCTCGGGGTGGCGCTCTTCTCGTATCAGGGGAAACTCAATTGGGGCATCGCCGGCGATTGGGATCTCGTGCCCGATATGGACCGGTTCGTCCAGCGGATCGTCGAGTCACTCGATGAGCTCGAAGCGGCCGCACAGTCGGCCAAGTGA
- a CDS encoding arginine deiminase family protein, whose product MQPIAFLREVTESFARCVTRIPAVPPLDPGLARRQHRGYRDALEAGGYEVVVVPGDEAHPDGCFIEDAAAVIGDTALMARSGHPSRRGEVGPVAEALAGYFAVEHLDDGTLDGGDVLQMGRTVFVGTGGRTDPAGARRLATLAARAGKRLVEVTVRDALHLKSGVTAIDDDTVLWHPAACDRETFDGMRVVEVEGTDPEAANVVRLADGTILVGVGRDAVADQIVSLGYQVIACDTSEFARADGGLTCLSIRVR is encoded by the coding sequence ATGCAACCCATCGCTTTCCTTCGAGAGGTCACCGAGTCGTTCGCCCGATGCGTGACCCGCATCCCTGCGGTGCCCCCTCTCGATCCCGGACTCGCCCGCCGACAGCACCGTGGCTATCGGGATGCCCTCGAGGCGGGGGGCTACGAGGTGGTCGTCGTGCCCGGCGATGAGGCTCACCCGGACGGCTGCTTCATCGAGGACGCAGCGGCGGTGATCGGTGACACCGCCTTGATGGCCAGGTCGGGTCACCCGTCACGGCGGGGCGAGGTGGGGCCGGTCGCTGAAGCCCTGGCCGGATACTTCGCCGTCGAGCACCTGGACGATGGCACCCTCGATGGAGGGGATGTGCTTCAAATGGGAAGGACGGTGTTCGTGGGGACCGGAGGCCGGACGGACCCGGCCGGCGCTCGGCGGCTCGCCACTCTTGCCGCACGTGCGGGCAAGCGGCTTGTCGAGGTCACGGTGCGGGATGCTTTGCATCTCAAGTCGGGGGTAACCGCGATCGACGACGACACGGTGCTGTGGCATCCGGCGGCCTGCGACCGGGAGACATTCGATGGGATGCGCGTCGTCGAGGTGGAGGGAACCGATCCGGAAGCGGCCAATGTGGTGCGGCTCGCCGATGGCACCATCCTGGTGGGGGTGGGGCGCGACGCTGTAGCCGACCAGATCGTGAGCCTCGGCTACCAGGTGATTGCCTGCGACACGTCCGAGTTCGCCCGCGCCGATGGGGGCTTGACGTGTCTATCGATCCGGGTCAGGTGA
- a CDS encoding SOS response-associated peptidase, with product MCGRFVQAQSAQSYADHFGAGLALPESLDPSWNVAPTDEVYAVAQHEGARTLGKFKWGLIPWYSDSPKVASKHINARAETVASKPAFKDSFARRRCIVPADGFYEWERLESGGKLPHFIHSIDGEPLALAGLWASWRDPEGERITTCTIVTTKPNELVGKIHDRMPVVLPSDTWERWLDPTFDDAGSLRSMLVAADRLIEHPVSTLVNSVMNNFPECAEPLR from the coding sequence ATGTGCGGTCGATTCGTCCAGGCCCAGAGCGCCCAGTCCTACGCCGACCACTTCGGGGCGGGCTTGGCGCTGCCCGAGTCGCTCGATCCCTCGTGGAACGTCGCGCCAACCGACGAGGTCTACGCAGTCGCTCAACACGAGGGCGCGCGGACTCTGGGGAAGTTCAAATGGGGACTGATCCCCTGGTACTCGGATTCACCGAAGGTCGCTTCGAAGCACATCAACGCCCGGGCGGAGACGGTTGCCTCGAAACCGGCCTTCAAGGATTCCTTCGCTCGTCGCCGTTGCATCGTCCCGGCCGACGGGTTCTACGAGTGGGAGCGGCTCGAGTCGGGCGGGAAGCTGCCCCACTTCATCCACTCGATCGACGGGGAGCCGCTCGCCCTGGCGGGACTCTGGGCCTCGTGGCGCGACCCGGAGGGCGAGCGGATCACCACTTGCACCATCGTCACCACCAAGCCGAACGAACTCGTCGGCAAGATTCACGACCGAATGCCGGTGGTGCTCCCGTCCGATACATGGGAGCGCTGGCTCGACCCCACCTTTGACGACGCAGGGTCGTTGCGGTCGATGCTGGTGGCAGCCGACCGACTGATCGAACACCCGGTCTCGACCCTGGTCAACAGCGTGATGAACAACTTTCCGGAGTGCGCCGAACCCCTCCGGTGA
- the polX gene encoding DNA polymerase/3'-5' exonuclease PolX, whose translation MVSNADIARHLYEMARLATLAEGSSNAFRVRAYETAARTIDGHPDAVAEMTGPQLTELRGVGKSTAEKIRELVEKGSIARLEELRALFPAGFVALTRVPGIGPKTAVRLRDELGISSVEELRAAIDRHELRDMPGMGEKTEENIRNSIERLGVGGKENRTPIIEAIGVAREVCEALLGVPGVRSAEPMGSLRRFRETIGDIDIIAVTKGDPEEVMQRFVGLAIVQEVVGYGARKSAIIGRQGMQIDLRVVEPAELGSASVYFTGSKAHNIRLRQMALDRGWTLNEYALSEIDTGKVVASRTEEDVYAALGLPWIPPEIREDDGEIEAALDGSLPKFATERGLKGDLHVHTDLSGDGHVSLDEVIAAVAERGYRYVAITDHAEDLTINGATRDQLLSQRRAIGRLRRRYPDLAILQGLELNIGAGGTIDYDPDFLSGFDFGVASVHSQFRLSPKKQTARVVAAMRNPAVNVIGHLTGRRIGKRPGIDLDIDAVLAVAVETGCALEINCHLDRLDTPSEVLRRAIEHPEVVFAISTDTHRLHELDNTVNGLRLARRGWVDRSRVVNTWPQKKFLAWVKRKRNSQFAIRNT comes from the coding sequence GTGGTTTCTAATGCCGACATTGCTCGCCATCTCTATGAAATGGCGCGGCTCGCAACTCTTGCCGAAGGGTCCAGCAATGCCTTTCGGGTTCGCGCCTACGAGACGGCGGCTCGCACCATCGACGGGCATCCCGACGCGGTGGCGGAGATGACCGGGCCTCAACTCACCGAGCTGCGCGGCGTGGGCAAGAGCACGGCGGAGAAAATTCGCGAACTTGTCGAGAAGGGCTCGATCGCGCGGCTCGAGGAGCTGCGGGCACTGTTCCCCGCTGGCTTCGTGGCGCTCACCCGGGTTCCCGGCATCGGGCCGAAGACGGCGGTGCGCCTGCGCGACGAACTGGGAATCTCGAGTGTCGAGGAACTGCGGGCGGCCATCGACCGACATGAGCTGCGCGACATGCCGGGCATGGGGGAGAAGACCGAGGAGAACATCCGCAACTCGATCGAGCGCCTCGGTGTCGGCGGGAAGGAGAACCGAACCCCGATCATCGAGGCGATAGGTGTCGCCCGCGAGGTCTGCGAGGCACTCCTCGGAGTGCCGGGCGTCCGATCCGCCGAGCCGATGGGGAGCCTGCGTCGATTCCGCGAGACCATCGGCGACATCGACATCATCGCGGTGACCAAAGGTGATCCGGAGGAAGTGATGCAGCGGTTCGTGGGGCTGGCCATCGTGCAGGAAGTGGTCGGGTACGGGGCCCGCAAGTCGGCCATCATCGGGAGGCAGGGGATGCAGATCGACCTACGGGTCGTGGAGCCTGCTGAGTTGGGGTCGGCGTCCGTCTACTTCACCGGCTCGAAGGCGCACAATATCCGCTTGAGGCAGATGGCTCTCGACCGGGGCTGGACGCTGAACGAGTACGCCCTCTCAGAGATCGACACGGGGAAAGTCGTTGCCTCGAGGACCGAGGAGGACGTGTACGCCGCTCTCGGTCTGCCGTGGATTCCGCCCGAGATCCGCGAGGACGACGGCGAGATCGAGGCCGCGCTCGACGGCTCGCTTCCGAAGTTCGCCACAGAGAGGGGATTGAAGGGTGACCTGCACGTTCACACCGACCTCAGTGGCGACGGCCACGTGTCGCTGGACGAGGTGATCGCCGCGGTCGCGGAACGCGGTTACCGGTACGTCGCGATCACCGACCACGCCGAGGATCTCACGATCAACGGCGCCACCCGCGACCAGCTTCTCAGCCAGCGCCGGGCGATCGGGCGGCTGCGCCGCCGCTATCCCGACCTGGCCATCCTCCAGGGGCTCGAACTGAACATCGGGGCCGGCGGCACCATCGACTACGACCCGGATTTCCTTTCTGGTTTCGACTTTGGCGTGGCCAGCGTCCACAGCCAGTTCCGGCTTTCCCCGAAGAAGCAGACCGCCCGGGTGGTCGCCGCGATGCGCAACCCGGCGGTGAATGTCATCGGACACCTCACGGGCCGGCGAATCGGGAAGCGGCCGGGTATCGACCTCGACATCGACGCGGTGCTGGCGGTGGCCGTCGAGACCGGCTGCGCGCTCGAGATCAACTGCCACCTCGACCGTCTCGACACCCCGTCCGAAGTCCTTCGCCGGGCCATCGAGCACCCGGAGGTGGTGTTCGCCATCAGCACCGACACCCACCGCCTCCACGAACTGGACAACACGGTAAATGGCCTCCGCCTCGCCCGCCGGGGCTGGGTCGACCGCAGCCGGGTGGTGAACACCTGGCCGCAAAAGAAGTTCCTGGCGTGGGTGAAGAGGAAGCGCAATTCGCAATTCGCAATTCGCAATACGTAG
- a CDS encoding mechanosensitive ion channel domain-containing protein, producing MIDRIADWLNLTHTQSQLVLTAVWLVGLVVIRAAVLAIVKRRIEDTGVWYRTRKFLSYAIGLIGAIVVVTLWVEGSGIPTYIGFLTAGLAIALSDVLKNLAGWLYIVVRRPFRLGERIEVRGHKGDVVDIRAFRFTLFEIGTDRVDAEQPTGRLLHMPNGTLFTEPVANYTEGFRYLWLEIPVLVTFESNWEEAEQILSRVIEEVAPDRSEVAAGLELRKSADHYRIGITMLDPVVFVTVRDSGILLTARVVAAVGRTRQMEQEIWKGFLRAIADRPDIELAYHTIRTHLRGPIELQDRGEK from the coding sequence GTGATCGACCGCATCGCCGATTGGCTGAACCTCACCCATACCCAGTCCCAACTGGTGCTGACCGCAGTCTGGCTTGTCGGCCTGGTCGTCATTCGTGCGGCGGTGCTGGCGATCGTGAAGCGGCGGATCGAGGACACCGGGGTCTGGTACCGAACCCGCAAGTTCCTCAGCTACGCGATCGGGCTCATCGGTGCGATCGTGGTGGTGACGCTGTGGGTGGAGGGCAGCGGCATCCCCACCTACATCGGGTTCCTCACTGCGGGACTCGCCATCGCTCTCTCGGATGTGCTCAAGAACCTGGCGGGCTGGCTGTACATCGTCGTTCGGCGCCCGTTCCGGCTGGGCGAGCGCATCGAGGTCAGGGGCCACAAGGGCGATGTGGTGGACATCCGCGCGTTCCGCTTCACCTTGTTCGAGATCGGCACCGACCGCGTCGATGCCGAGCAGCCCACCGGTCGGCTGCTCCACATGCCCAACGGGACGCTATTCACCGAGCCGGTCGCCAACTACACCGAGGGCTTCCGGTACCTGTGGCTCGAGATCCCGGTGCTGGTCACCTTCGAGTCAAATTGGGAGGAGGCCGAGCAGATCCTGTCGCGGGTCATCGAGGAAGTCGCTCCCGATCGGTCCGAGGTCGCCGCCGGCCTCGAGCTCCGCAAGTCCGCCGATCACTACCGGATCGGGATCACGATGCTCGACCCGGTCGTGTTCGTGACGGTCCGGGACAGCGGGATCCTGCTGACGGCAAGGGTGGTGGCAGCAGTCGGCCGTACCCGGCAGATGGAACAGGAGATCTGGAAGGGCTTTCTGCGGGCGATCGCCGATCGGCCCGACATCGAGCTCGCCTACCACACGATTCGGACCCACCTGCGCGGCCCGATCGAGCTACAGGATCGCGGGGAGAAGTAG
- a CDS encoding alpha/beta hydrolase: MTPAWFTRALTAARRDRRVDVDGASVHFVEWGDVGHPGLVFVHGGAAHAEWWAHLAPLFTSHYHVAAIDLSGHGESGWRERYSHDIWAREVVSVAKAAGFPGPPVVIGHSLGGLVTIQTAATYGEELAGAVIVDSPVRRPDPESEEGTRGRAFRSPGIYPELEIALGHFHLIPPQPDPEPWVLDHVARHSLKETPHGWTWKFDPNLFTHTMVAMNDQLASVRCRVAVLRGEHSVVVPEDTAAYMYDLMGRVSPMVTIPEAHHHLLLDQPLSLVSSLRTLLADWEHSVPFARS; the protein is encoded by the coding sequence ATGACCCCGGCGTGGTTCACCAGAGCGCTGACGGCCGCGCGCCGGGATCGGCGGGTCGATGTCGACGGCGCCTCAGTCCATTTCGTGGAATGGGGAGATGTCGGGCACCCCGGGCTCGTGTTCGTGCACGGAGGCGCGGCCCACGCCGAATGGTGGGCTCATCTCGCCCCACTCTTCACGTCCCACTACCACGTGGCGGCGATCGACCTGAGCGGCCACGGCGAGAGCGGATGGCGCGAGCGGTACTCCCATGACATCTGGGCAAGGGAGGTCGTATCGGTGGCGAAGGCGGCAGGGTTCCCGGGGCCACCGGTTGTCATCGGTCACTCGCTCGGCGGCCTCGTGACCATCCAGACCGCAGCCACGTACGGCGAGGAACTCGCCGGGGCCGTCATCGTCGACTCCCCGGTGCGGCGTCCCGACCCAGAGTCGGAGGAGGGAACCCGGGGCCGCGCCTTCCGGTCGCCAGGGATCTATCCGGAGTTGGAGATCGCCCTGGGGCACTTCCACTTGATCCCCCCGCAGCCCGACCCCGAGCCCTGGGTGCTCGACCATGTCGCCAGGCACTCACTGAAGGAGACCCCCCACGGCTGGACGTGGAAGTTCGATCCGAACCTCTTCACCCACACGATGGTGGCGATGAACGACCAGCTGGCGTCGGTCCGCTGCCGGGTGGCGGTGCTGCGGGGTGAGCACAGCGTCGTAGTACCCGAAGACACCGCGGCCTATATGTACGACCTGATGGGCAGGGTGTCTCCGATGGTCACGATCCCCGAGGCCCATCACCATCTGCTCCTCGACCAGCCGCTCTCGCTGGTGTCGTCGCTGCGAACCCTCCTCGCCGATTGGGAGCACTCGGTCCCCTTCGCCCGATCCTGA